GTTTGTCTGTGTTGATTGCTAGACTTATGTACTTTAGCTGACAAGGTTTTTATTGAGCATCGGAGCGCTGTTGGTATTTAGAGTTCGGTTGCAGAAGAGCCCAGTTCCTCAAGAGATGAGATCCACTAACACGTCTCAACCAGACTACTAATACATCTTTAGAATATTACAGTATATTCTAATTGTATGACAAAGATCATATTAAATGCATGGCCACTAGCAAGATACAGTACTACTATTCATGAATGAGGATGAGACTGTCTGGGAGTCTTGGGAGCATGAACAGTGTGCAGGCCTTCCTGTTCTTTATTAGTATTCTTTATTAGCCCAGCTCCTACGTTTAGAAGGACGTGTTTATGACAAACATTTCtaatgagacagtcagacaggtagaTGCACTGTGTACTAGATACATGTATTGAACCTTTTTGAGTTGTCAGAGTCATATTTCTTCCCCAGTCATATGTAAGCTAATTTATACCTGCACCATACATTACATAATGTCACTAATACTGTTTTTTGTTTTGAAATTGCACTTGATGAGGTTTGTCAGTGAGGAAATACAATATAATTTATTAGAACACAGCACCACCTACAGTTGACTTTTATGACACACTCGGAAGAAGACGGGAGAATATCATTCTAGTTAATTTATCTTGAATCTATTTAAATATGATGCACTTGTTTATGCTGTTATTAttacatactgtacctatagTAAGATAGATACATGAATATTTTACCTCCTTTTTATCAATGCAATGTATGAATGTATTTGAGCCCTGAAAATATAATGGTGATGATAACAATGTTTTGCACTTTGATAGTTTGATATACTGTACCTTGTTCACTAGATTTAATTGTATCACGTTTTAGTTCctgtttgtatttattttgatCATGGATGTTGCTTGTTGTGTTTGACCCCACTTGATTTGACAGTTTATAAATCCGGCTATTATTCTCGCTTGATCTGTACAATGTTTTTGAATGTTTAAGATTCAAAAGCATTCTTTAAATGTATTGTGTTCTCCCCCGTTTGATAAAACTATACGCTGTATTTAAAAAATCGCCCATCGTCACCTTGTTTTATGTTActcaccatttaaaaaaaatcagggCTACTTTGTTGTAGCTCAGTTTACAGTAACATCACAATCAGGACTAGGTTGTTATAGAGCTGCACCAGACTCCCTTGGCTATGTGTGTAATATGTCAGATATCTGTTTTAAGAAGAGTTCAACGAATTAACCTTCTCAACTAAAACCGGTGACACGCTAGCAGTTTACTTTAAGTGTAGGAGGGGTTCCCGCCAAAACGTCCGTATGTGATAGGTCCAATTCAAATATTTGAGGGGAAATCATTTTCACCATGGCTCCTGCTCTCCTCAACTACCTGTTTATTCAGCTAATAGTCCTCCCTAAAGGTGAGTAATATCAGTTGTATACATGATATACTGCATTATTCAGCTTTTTATTTTAATTGATGAGGTgctttcaaatcaaagtttatttgtgacgtgcgccgaatacaacaggtgtagtaaaccttacagtgaaatgcttactgacaggctctaaccaacagtgccatTTTTAAGTTTAAAAACGCTATTAGGTGAACAACAGAagtaaataacagtagcgaggctatatacaggcaccggttagtcgggctgattgcggtagtatgtacatgtgtaTGGTTGAAGTGACTGCATGTAAAAGAAgggttggtgggtggcgggacaatACAGGTAGTCCGGgaagccaatgtgcgggggcaccgctTCGTCGGgcaaattgaggtagtatgtacatgaatgtatagttaagaGTAGTAGCAGCATCAAGGAGGGGTTGggggtactgcttgccatgcggtaggagagagaacagtctatgactggggtggctggggtcaaAACTATTTAACTGTTCAATCCTATTTATTTCAATAAACTGCATTCATTATTTAATTTATCTTCCACTATACagatataaaaatatatacagatAAATGACATTATGTATGTAGTGAAATTCACTCTAAACTGTAAAgcaaaggcctcctgtgggggcTGGcattaaaaatataggacaaaacacatcatgacaagagagacaacactacataaagagtgacgacaacatagcatgtcagcaacacatgacagcacagcatggtagccacaccacatgacaacaacatgatagaaacacaaaacatggcacaaacattattgggcacagaaaaCAGCACAAAGGCataaaggtagagacaacaatacatcacgtgaagcagccacaactgtcagtaaaagtgtccatgattgagtctttgaagaGATTgagaaaactgtccagtttgagtgtttgttgcagctcattccagtcgctagctgcagtgaactgaaaagaggagcgactcagggatgtgtgtgctttggggaccgtTAACAGattgtgactggcagaacgggtgttgtatatgaaggatgagggctgcagtagatatctcagatatggGGGAGTGAGGCCGAAGAGggatttataaataagcatcaaccagtgggtcttgcgacgggtatacaaagatgaccagtttacagaggagtgtagagtgcagtgatgtgtcctataaggagcattggtggcaaatctgatggccgaatggtaaagaacatctagccgctcctGCCGATCTATAAACTACGTCTCTGTAATCTAATAAAGAATTCCCGAGTGGCgcatcggtctaaggcactgcatcgcagggctagaggtgtcactacagacccgggtttgatccctggctgtatcacaactggctgtgattgggagtctcataggtggcacacaattgacccagcatcaTCCGGAGTAGGGGAGGGGGGTCTTTACAATAGGTctgacattgtaaataagattttgttcttaactgacttgcctagttcaataaaaaaaaagaataatctAGCATGGGAAGGATGGTCATTTGAATCCGGGTTAGTTTGGTTTAGTATGATTTAATCAGTGAACAAAGTAAGAGGATTGATCTATAGCCATTCACTGATGTCCACACATTCTGTAGTTTGTTACTTTAATAATTCAATAGATGGACCCATATTGCAGTCAGTTACTAACCCATACTGCAGTCAGTTACTAATCCATACTGCTGTCAATGTAAAAGCCACTTCATTCATAACTTCCTCCTACTGTACCAAGACTAGATTATAGACTAGTTCTGTACTCCCCCCTGCTGACCATTCTGAGTACTACACCACTATATATTGTATACAGGGAATCcagaaaatattcagactccactttttccacattttgttaagttacagccttattctaaaattgattcaatagttttttcactcatcaatttacacacaataccgcataataaCAAAGCATAGAAAagattttcagaattgtttgcaaatttataaaaaataaatacaaattaaatattgcatttatatacttctgtactttgttgaagcacctttggcagcgattacagccttgagtcttcttgggtatgacactacaagcgatcctgactaatctcccagtccatgccgctgaaaaacatcctgaCAGCATGATGCttctaccaccatgcttcaccatagggatggtgccaggtttcctcagaagtgacgcttggtgttcaggccaaaaagttcaatcttggtttcatcagaccagagaatcttgtttctcatggtctgagagtcctttagatgcattttggcaaactccaagtggactttcatgtgtcttttactgaggagtggcttctgtctggccactctaccatgaaggcctgattggaagagtgctgcagagatgattgtccttctggatggttctcccatttccacagaggaactttggagctctgtcagagtgaccatcaggttcttgtcacctccctgaccaaggcccttctcccctgattgcttagtttggccgggcagccagctctaggaagagccttgatggttccaaactcttcccatttaagaatgatggaggcccccttcaatgctgtagacattttttggaacccttcccaggatctgtgcctcgacacaatcctgtctctgagctctacggagaattccttcaacctcatggcttgattttttttctctgaaatgcactgtcaactgtgggaccgtatatagacaggtgtgtgcctttccaaatcatgtccaatcaattgaatttaacacaggtggactccaatcaagttgtagaaacatctcaaggatgatcaatgaaaacaggttgcacctgagctcaatttcgagtctcatagctaaggctctgaatacttatgtaaataaggtttgtgtttttttatttttaatacatttgtaaacatttataaaaatctgttttcgctctgtcattatggggtattgtgtgtaaactgatgatattttttgaaaaaaagaTTCAATTTTAGATCAAGGCTGTAGTGTAACTTTCATAATgtaaagtatatactgtatatactctaACACTTTCTATGAATACCATATGCATGATGCATTATACATGTACTCATAATGCTCTATGATAGGTTAATAATGCTGTATAAGCATAGTTCTAGACACATAAAGACTCATTAAGTCTCTTAATTCAGTACACCAATACTCCTAATGCATTATAATTCTTACCATAATGACTTATAATGTACAGCAACATAGTGCTTCATAACTGCTGTTCACTTTGTCCTCAAGGATCATACAGCATTATAATGACCATCAGTGTGATGCAtttttaatgttgtttttttgtcaatGAGCAGAACATCATATTTTTCATGGTGTGTTATAGAATAGTTATTAGCCACTATAACAGGGGGACTCAACTACTATTTGAGGAGGTCCAGTCACACAACTTTCCGAGGTGACAAAGGTCCGGATGGATATTGTCATTTATCGGCATAGTAACAAACCCCAACCTCTACAACCCATGTGACCCCAAACTGTTCACAGCCCTCTTGTTGGTAGAGAGAACATTTAGACGTttttaagctaatttcctgcaattctatacattttgccatgtctaatgtctGTTCATATGATACTGTACCTGAGTGATTCAACAAAATGACGGGTCCTTGGGGGTCGAGGCCCCTGGTTACTTAATCTGACCATAACAACTACAAGATGTAGATAGCTGGTTAGCCTAACTTACCGATCTAGCTGACTTGGGCTAGTAGTTGATCAACTGGATATTTCTGCCAGGTTAGAAAGAGCTCTGTCAGGGAATGACATAAGAGGAAAACTGTCCTTGCACTACCACATTTAGAAATTGCACCTTGTTGATTCTGCTATTGCATCAATCAACAGCACTAAGTTGAAAGCCTGACTGAGTTCCTAAAACGATCTCGGGACTCCGGTCCGTATTGGCCCTGTTCTAGGTGTGGTTCCAGACCGTGGTCCGTATTGACCCTGTTCTAGGTGTGGTTCCAGACCGTGGTCCGTATTGACCCTGTTCTAGGTGTGGTTCCAGACCGTGGTCCGTATTGACCCTGTTCTAGGTGTGGTTCCAGACCGTGGTCCGTATTGACCCTGTTCTAGGTGTGGTTCCGGACCGCAGTCCGTATTGACACCATTCTAGGTGTGGTTCCGGACCGCAGTCCGTATTGACCCTGTTCTAGGTGTGGTTCCGGACCGCGGTCCGTATTGACCCTGTTCTAGGTGTGGTTCCGGACCGCGGTCCGTATTGACCCTGTTCTAGGTGTGGTTCCGGACCGCGGTCCACCAGTTGAGTATGGCTGCAGTATAAAGTCATCTTTGACTGCTTTAGGTGAAGTGATGAAATGCCTAATAATAAAGTGATTGTCTGCTTTCAGTAAAGTGAAACTTTCTGCACAtttcatgatgacatcacaaacaTGTTTCATTCTGTTTCACTCTTCTGTTTTCAAACAGTTGCATAACACAACGCTACGCATCGCAACACAATGCTACACAAAACAGCAcaaacaatacactacactacgcAACACAAATTGCCTCAAAGTCATACaaggtgagagtgtgtgtgtgtgtgtgtgtgtgtgtgtgtgtgtgtgtgtgtgtgtgtgtgtgtgtgtgtgtgtgtgtgtgtgtgtgtgtgtgtgtgtgtgtgtgtgtgtgtgtgtgtgtgtgtgtgtgtgtgtgtgtgtgtgtgtgtgtgtgtgtgtgtgtgtgtgtgtgtgtgtgagagagagagtttgtaagtgtgtgagagagagagtttgtaaTGTACTAAGTACTAAGTAGTGTGTAACTGTCTTCATGCAGGGCTCTCTCAGTTGGTGAGAACACAGCAGTTTGTCACAGCAACCCTGGGAGAAGATGCAGTCTTAACCTGTGAGCTCATGACACTCAAAGACGTGCGGCAAGTCACCTGGCAAAAAGAGACAATTGGGGTGAATGAAAATGTGGCCACTTACAGCAAACGCGGTCCCCATGTCAACCCACCTTTTCAGAGGAAAGTAGAGTTTGAAGACGAGGGACTGCAGAGCTGCTCTATCGTCATCAGAGGATTGTCAAGAGGAGACGAGTCCTGCTACAAGTGTCTGTTTAACACCTTTCCAGATGGACCTATCAGCGGAAGGACCTGCCTCAAAGTCAATGGTAAAATGTGACAACATATTGTACTGTAAATGACTGACCCAGAACAACTTCTCCAGAACTTCAAGCAGCCATTTTATCAGATCATACATCCAATGTCTTGAAACTATTTATCAaaatggaatcatttagtaaatCATGTAAATGGATTCATTTAGTAAATAATTTCAATGGAATCATTGTGGTCTCACTGTGAACTGTGTCTGTTGTTCTATAGAGCTGTATGGACCCTCACTCCTCATCACACAAACCAACAACAGTCACACcactctgtcctgttctgctacTGGACGACCTGTTCCTATAGTAACCTGGGAAGACACAGACATTCTAGAAAATTCCACAATGGCCAATGTCACCCATCTCAATGGAACTGTCACGGTCATCATAACTTCTATGCTGGCAGCATTCAGTGTACCTGACAAAGACACCAGGGTTGGCTGTATGGTGTCACTGTTCTCTGGAGGTGTCACCAAGAACGTATCCATGGTTATTCCAGCTAGAACTCAAGCTTCATTTCCCGGTGAGAAATGGTTCTATACATGCCTACAGTAACAATCAACATGCTGGTGTCATTCTGAAGTACTGTCTCTGTATGTTCTGTGCTAGGTGTACCTGAGGTCACTGATGGTGACAGGATCAGTGGTCAGTCATTAATCTAATGACCACAACTAACCTCTGACACTATTATCTGTGAATTGTACCATTCTCATCTTGTCATCTTTCACAGTTAAGCCAACAGGGATTGGTGCAGTGATGGTTTCACTGTGTCTCATTGCTGTGTGCTGTGGAGCTGCTGTGGTACTGTGGTACAAACTGAGAAATACAACAAGGTAAGTTTTACTGTTCAGATGACAAAGACAAAATACTGTATTCATTTTACCTTGACAGTCAAACTTACAAAAACAATCTTTAGCCAAATTCCCGCAGGCAATGAACAGGAACAGCAACTATCAACAGACAACCCTCAACGTGATGACTGAAATCCAGAGGTCTAATCTAACAGTAAGACAACTATTCTAATTAACAGTCGGGTTTATGATTTCAAATAAATAGTGTttgtacttactgtatgtaatagATTAGAAAACATTGAATAGTTGTTCAGCATCAAATGTCCTCCGTGAAGAATATGTAACTGTAACTGCTCACAAAGCCATTATATCAGTACACTACTACAACAGATGATCTGACTCTGATCAGTATCATTGATGTTAATATCTTTCAGGACCACAACAATATCCAGTACATTCTAAATGTGTTAGTAGAACCTTATTGGATCATCCTGGTAGAGTGGTAGTCATGGTGACCGCATACATGCAAATGAGTTGCATTGCTGCAGTGTTGTTCCAGTATgttatttgtattttgtatttataagggaaccccattagctgctactcttcctgggtccaAACATATTACAGTacttacattacatataaaacagtacatcatatcaagtggggcaaaaaatatttagtcagcaaccaattgtgcaagttctcccacttaaaaagatgagagaggcctgtaattttcatcataggtacacttcaactatgacagacaaaatgagaaaaaaaatccagaaaatcacattgtaggatttttaatgaatttatttgcaaattatggtggaaaataagtatttgggcaataacaaaagtttatctcaatactttgttatataccctttcttggcaatgacagaggtcaaacgttttctgtaagtcttcacaaggttttcacacactgttgctggtatttaggcccattcctccatgcagatctcctctagagcagtgatgttttggggctgttgctgggcaacacggactttcaactccctccaaagattttctatgccATTTCAAGGCCacttcaggaccttgaaatgcttcttacgaagccactccttcgttggatcattgtcatgctgaaagacccagccacgtttcatcttcaatgcccttgctgttggaaggaggttttcactcaaaatctcacgatacatggccccatttattatttcctttacacggatcagtcatcctggtccctttgcagaaaaacagccccaaagcatgatgttttcacccccatgcttcacagtaggcatggtgttctttggatgcaactcagcagtctttgtcctccaaacacgacgagttgagtttttaccaaaaagttctattttggtttcatctgaccatatgacattctcccaatcttcttctggatcatccaaatgctctctagcaaacttcagacgggcctggacatgtactggcttaagcagggggacacgtctggcactgcaggatttgagtccctggcggcgtagtgtgttactgatggtaggctttgttactttggtcccagctctctgcaggtcattcactaggtccccccgtgtggttctgggatttttgctcaccgttcttgtgatcattttgtccccacggggtgagatcttgcgtggagccccagatcttATTGGATCATCCTGGTAGAGTGGTAGTCATGGTGACTGCATACATGCAAATAAGTTGCATTGCTGCATTGTTGTTCCAGTATgttatttgtattttgtatttattagggatccccattagctgctactcttcctgggtccaAACATATTACAGTacttacattacatataaaacagtacatcatataacattattacaccactacatctctacaatacaacatgtttaataccaccatacaacaatatcacaatgtttacatatgcatgtgtctgtacctttgtgtcttcacagtccccgttgttccataaggtgtatttttacctgctttttaaaatctgattctactgcttgtattacatgatgtggaatagagttccatgtagtcatggctctatgtagtattgtgCATCTCTTATTGTCTGTTCTGGACATGGGGACTGaaaagagacctctggtggcatgtcttgtggggtatgcatcggtgtccgagctgtgtgcaagtattttaaacagacagcttggtacattcagcttgtcaacacctcttacaaaaacaagtagtgatgaagtcagtctctcctccactttgatccatgagagattgacatggatgtcattaatgttagctctccgtgtacttttaagggccagccgtgctgccctgttctgagccaactacAATTGTGGCACCTGgccacactactgaacagtagtctaggtgcgacaaaactagtgcctgtaggacctgccttgttgatagtgttgttaagaaggtagaaactagggcctgtaggacctgccttgttgatagtgttgtgaagaaggcagagcagtgctttattatggacagacttctccccatcttagctattTATGCTGCagcagtttatgtgtcggggggctagggtcagtttgttatatctggagtacttcctctttcctattcggtgtcctgtgtgaatttaagtgtgctctctctaattctctctttctctctttctttctctcggaggacctgagctctaggaccatgcctcaggactacctgcatgatgactccttgctgtccccagtccacctggccgtgctgctgctccagtttcaactgttctgccttattattattggaccatgctggtaatttatgaacatttgaacatcttggccatgttctgttataatctccaccctgcacagccagaagaggactggccaccccacatagcctggttcctctctaggtttcttcctaggttttggcctttctagggagtttttcctagccaccgtgcttctacacctgcattgcttgctgtttggggttttaggctgggtttctgtacagcactttgagatatcagctgatgtacgaagggctatatatatttatttgatttgattttgatactgttgtatcaatatgtttggaccatgacagtttacaatccagggtaacTCCTAGcagttgagtgtgttgtgttgagtcatccgcatacatagacacactggctttactcaaacagctaccctggagaattcctgattctacctggattatgtttccattaaataacaccctctgtgttctgttagacaagtaactctttatccacattataacaggaggtgtaaagccataatacatatgtttttccagcagcagactatgaccgataatgtcaaaagctgtgctgaagtctaacaagacagccaccacaatcattttatcatcaatttctctcagccaatcagtcatttgtgtcagtgctgtgcttgttgagtgcccttccctataagcgtgctgaaagtctgttgtcaatttgtttactgtgaattTACACTCTATCTGGTCAAATACCATTTTttcagaagtttactaagggttggtaacagcctgattggttggctatttgagccagtaaagggagctttactattcttgtgtagcgaaatgactttagcttccctccaggcctgaggacacgCACTTTCTaataggcttaaattgaagatgtggcattATCATcggctattatcctcagtcattttccatccagattgttgtctatcaacaatgaggGTCTGACaatcattttttcacctcttccaaactgactttacggaattcaaaagtactattcttgtctttcataatgtggtcagatatacttggatgtgtggtGTCAGTGTTTGCTGCTGGCCTGTCACACATAAGTTTGCTtctcttgccaatgaaaaagtcattaaagtagttggcaatatcagttggttttgggatgaatgagccatctgattcattgaatgatggagctgagtttgccttttttcccAATATTTCATTTAAGGTGTTCCAAAGCCTTTTACTAGGATTCTTTATatcatttatttttgtttcatagtgtagttttaTTTCATTTAgtcatgatttcttaatttgaaatacgtttgccaatcagttgggctgccagattaattgccataccttttgcctcatccctctcacccatacaatttttcaattcctcagcaatccacagggatttaacagtttttacagtcattttcttaatgggtgcatactaattagtaactggaataagcaatttcgtaaatgtgtcaagtgcagtgtctggttgctcctcattacacatcaaagaccagcaaatattatttATTTACCTCATCAACATATGACTCACTACAAAActtcttgtatgacctcttatacactatattaggctcAGCCCTTGGaactattctaaaatggattaaataaaagtGTGATGATCACTTTAATGGTACTGTATTTCAAACACTCTAGTCAGTTATGTTTGTTTTAGACCATAGCTGTCAATACTTGACCGTTTTTACTTTTGTTTAAAAATTAGAACTTGAGTGACTACTATACTGTCTCAAACACATCTGTGTCGTTCAAAGGCATTGTGGGTACTGAATAGTGGACTAAATGGCTGACACACAGGCCTGCTGTTTATTTTATACTTAAATACAGTCTGtatgaaaatgtattttgtagTTGGTTAATGATGAAACAAGATGAATCCACACTAGACTTATGTGAGGTTTTTATTCTTTACTGGGTTTTTTATAAATCAAATGTTTATAAATCAAAAGTTAGGTACTTTAATGGTGTGGCTGGTTTTCTTAATTCTTCACTTTTTTTAATCAAATGCTGTAAGATACACAATGTTGTAATATACtttgttgtgtgtttttgttttctacttttataaataaaatgtttaaacaATGTTGTAATGTACGTTGTGACATCGCTTGTTATACAATGAGTCATAAATCTATGGAGCCAGATATCTTCCAAAACATTGGACGTACGTATCGTAAGAAAATCCATTCTAAAGTGTTAGGATTGTAAGAATAGCAATACATGAAACATAAACGTGAACTTTCATCTGTGAACCTGTTACGATTACGGACTAACATTTTAGGCTTATACAAATCTTGTTGCAATTCTGATGTACAATAATACCTTTCAGAATTTTGGCAGTTTCATCTCACCAACAAAGAAAGCGTACACCAAACGGCCTGTGAAGAGTGCTACCCGAACAAGCATTTCACAGTATAAAACAAGTCATGGAAACCCGAAAGAGGTATCCTGCACGTTTTCAAATTAAAAGTCTCCATTCTCTTATTGGCATCATTTGGTTAACCCCAGTTTTTGGAATAAATTGAGGTCGTTGACAAAACAGACCATTGTCAAAGGTCTGCATAATAATGACGTCAATGTATTCCAAACACTGGTGCCTGATGATCACAATAATTTGGATTATAAACTTTCTGGTATGTTCTATTACGAATTGTCTGGGACTCGTTATTGTTTCGTTGTTTACTACTGAAATATATTTTGCTTATTAAGTC
This genomic window from Oncorhynchus masou masou isolate Uvic2021 unplaced genomic scaffold, UVic_Omas_1.1 unplaced_scaffold_1317, whole genome shotgun sequence contains:
- the LOC135539001 gene encoding OX-2 membrane glycoprotein-like isoform X1, with protein sequence MAPALLNYLFIQLIVLPKGLSQLVRTQQFVTATLGEDAVLTCELMTLKDVRQVTWQKETIGVNENVATYSKRGPHVNPPFQRKVEFEDEGLQSCSIVIRGLSRGDESCYKCLFNTFPDGPISGRTCLKVNELYGPSLLITQTNNSHTTLSCSATGRPVPIVTWEDTDILENSTMANVTHLNGTVTVIITSMLAAFSVPDKDTRVGCMVSLFSGGVTKNVSMVIPARTQASFPVKPTGIGAVMVSLCLIAVCCGAAVVLWYKLRNTTSQIPAGNEQEQQLSTDNPQRDD
- the LOC135539001 gene encoding OX-2 membrane glycoprotein-like isoform X2; this translates as MAPALLNYLFIQLIVLPKGLSQLVRTQQFVTATLGEDAVLTCELMTLKDVRQVTWQKETIGVNENVATYSKRGPHVNPPFQRKVEFEDEGLQSCSIVIRGLSRGDESCYKCLFNTFPDGPISGRTCLKVNELYGPSLLITQTNNSHTTLSCSATGRPVPIVTWEDTDILENSTMANVTHLNGTVTVIITSMLAAFSVPDKDTRVGCMVSLFSGGVTKNVSMVIPARTQASFPGVPEVTDGDRISGQSLI